Proteins encoded together in one Carya illinoinensis cultivar Pawnee chromosome 3, C.illinoinensisPawnee_v1, whole genome shotgun sequence window:
- the LOC122302651 gene encoding putative glucose-6-phosphate 1-epimerase, translated as MSPNIFDDANGLPRVGLTEPTGSSAEVLLYGGQVVSWKNERREELLFMGSKAIWKPPKAIRGGIPVCFPQFGNLGSLEQHGFARNKMWSLDSDPSPLPPAKNQSSVDLILKSTEEDLKTWPRSFELRLRISLSAGKLILIPRVRNTDNKPLSFMFALRNYLSVSDISEVRVEGLETLDYFDNLMRRERFTEQADAITFDGEIDRVYLTSPAKIAIIDHEKKRTIVLRKNGMPDSGVWNPWDKKARALPDLRDEDYKTMLCVDSAAIENSIVLKPFEEWTGYQELSTVSSSYCSGQLDPRKVLQGIH; from the exons GTGCTTTTGTATGGAGGGCAGGTCGTAtcttggaagaatgaacgaagaGAAGAACTGCTTTTTATGGGAAGCAAG GCTATATGGAAACCACCTAAAGCCATAAGGGGAGGTATACCTGTCTGCTTTCCACAG TTTGGAAATCTTGGTTCGCTTGAGCAGCATGGATTTGCAAGGAACAAAATGTGGTCGCTGGATAGTGACCCTTCACCTTTGCCTCCAGCTAAGAATCAGTCATCAGTGGACCTGATATTGAAATCCACAGAAGAGGACCTAAAGACCTGGCCGCGTAG CTTCGAGTTGCGGCTTCGCATTTCTCTCAGTGCAGGAAAGCTAATTTTGATACCCCGGGTGAGAAATACAGATAACAAGCCCCTCAGTTTTATGTTTGCTCTGCGCAACTACTTATCTGTATCAGATATCAG TGAAGTGCGTGTTGAGGGCTTGGAGACACTGGACTACTTCGATAATCTGATGCGCAGAGAAAGGTTCACAGAGCAGGCAGATGCTATTACCTTTGATGGCGAG ATCGATAGAGTTTATCTGACTAGCCCAGCAAAGATTGCCATCATAGACCATGAGAAGAAAAGAACCATTGTACTGCGGAAGAACGGCATGCCAGATTCAG GTGTATGGAATCCTTGGGACAAAAAGGCCAGGGCTCTCCCAGATTTGAGAGATGAGGATTACAAAACTATGTTGTGCGTGGATTCTGCAGCTATCGAAAATTCAATTGTCTTGAAACCCTTTGAAGAATGGACAGGCTATCAAGAACTATCAACTGTGTCATCAAGTTATTGCAGTGGGCAGTTAGACCCTCGGAAGGTTCTTCAAGGCATTCATTGA
- the LOC122302654 gene encoding ribosomal RNA-processing protein 8 — protein MEKKPSRKRKRAKRLKSQNKKLRHEKDDSVAVEDVDERQEEEKEEPSASAFAKRTKSQGFSKSSTFLNKMKARLSGGHFRMINEKLYTCTGKEALDYFKEDPALFNVYHAGYQEQMSHWPEQPVNIIIKWLKDSSPSLVVADFGCGDARLAKNVKNKVFSLDLVSNDPSVIACDMSKTPLDTSVIDVAVFCLSLMGTNFASYLKEAHRVLKPGGWLLIAEVKSRFDPNTGGADPKKFSKAVCELGFTSELKDFSNKMFILLYFKKKDKQNPNRKEIEWPELKPCLYKRR, from the exons ATGGAGAAGAAACCGAGTAGAAAGCGAAAGAGGGCGAAACGTCTCAAGTCTCAGAACAAGAAGCTTCGTCATGAGAAGGACGATTCTGTGGCAGTTGAAGATGTCGATGAACgtcaagaggaagaaaaagaagaaccttctGCTTCTGCTTTTGCCAAGCGTACAAAATCGCAGGGCTTCTCTAAGTCCTCTACTTTTCTCAATAAG ATGAAAGCGAGGTTATCAGGAGGGCATTTCAGGATGATTAACGAGAAGCTATACACTTGCAC TGGCAAAGAGGCACTTGATTATTTCAAAGAGGACCCGGCATTATTTAATGTG TATCATGCAGGATATCAAGAGCAAATGTCACATTGGCCAGAACAGCcagttaatataattataaagtggCTAAAGGATAGCAGCCCTTCTTTGGTTGTAGCTGATTTTGGCTGTG GAGACGCACGCCTTGCAAAAAATGTAAAGAATAAAGTATTCTCCCTTGATCTTGTTTCAAATGATCCTTCAGTAATTGCATGTGACATGTCCAAG ACACCTCTCGATACTTCAGTCATCGATGTTGCTGTTTTCTGTCTTTCACTCATGGGGACCAACTTTGCAAGTTACCTCAAGGAAGCACACAGAGTCCTTAAGCCAGG TGGCTGGCTTTTGATAGCTGAAGTAAAGAGCAGGTTTGATCCAAACACTGGAGGAGCAGAtccaaaaaaattctcaaaagcaGTTTGTGAGCTAGGATTTACCTCTGAGTTAAAG GATTTCTCGAACAAGATGTTCATTTTATTATACTTCAAGAAAAAG GATAAGCAAAATCCCAACAGGAAGGAAATCGAGTGGCCTGAACTGAAACCTTGTTTGTACAAGCGGCGCTGA
- the LOC122302652 gene encoding serine/threonine-protein kinase STY13-like isoform X1 produces the protein MGSGNGIYSVGEFSLDAKWLVDPKQLLVGPKIGEGAHSKVYKGQYKSQPVAIKVVHRGESPEQIAKREARFAREVAMLSRVQHKNLVKFIGACKEPVMVIVTELLLGGTLRKYLLNMRPRCLDMHVVVGFSLDIARAMECLHSHGIIHRDLKPENLMLTADHKTVKLADFGLAREESLIEMMTAETGTYRWMAPELYSTVTLRHGDKKHYNHKVDTYSFAIVLWELIHNKLPFEGMSNLQAAYAAAFKNVRPSAENLPEDLALIVTSCWKEDPNARPNFCQIIQMLLRYLSIISPPEPVVPPRIYTPENTVFPPESPGTSSLMAGRGDSEETPNAGMEDKPTSFFSCFRQCY, from the exons atggggTCTGGCAATGGAATTTACTCGGTGGGAGAGTTCAGTTTGGATGCAAAGTGGCTGGTCGATCCTAAGCAACTTCTTGTTGGACCTAAGATTGGAGAGGGTGCGCATTCAAAAGTTTACAAGGGACA atATAAAAGTCAACCAGTTGCTATTAAAGTTGTCCATAGAGGGGAGAGTCCGGAACAAATTGCCAAGAGAGAAGCGCGGTTTGCCAGGGAGGTTGCAATGCTATCCAGAGTTCAACACAAGAATCTAGTGAAG TTTATAGGCGCGTGCAAGGAACCTGTCATGGTGATAGTCACTGAGCTTCTACTGGGTGGGACATTGCGTAAGTACTTGCTGAACATGCGGCCAAGGTGCTTGGATATGCATGTGGTGGTTGGGTTTTCCCTTGATATTGCTCGTGCCATGGAATGCTTACACTCCCATGGGATCATTCACCGGGATCTGAAACCTG AAAACTTGATGTTGACTGCCGACCATAAAACAGTTAAACTTGCAGATTTTGGTTTAGCTAGAGAAGAGTCATTAATAGAGATGATGACTGCTGAAACAGGGACATATCGTTGGATGGCCCCAGAG CTTTACAGCACAGTCACGCTAAGGCACGGAGATAAGAAGCATTACAATCACAAGGTGGACACCTACAGCTTCGCAATAGTGCTGTGGGAGCTCATCCACAATAAATTGCCTTTTGAAGGCATGTCAAATCTACAGGCAGCATATGCAGCCGCATTTAAG AATGTGAGGCCCAGTGCTGAAAACCTCCCTGAGGATCTGGCTCTGATCGTGACTTCATGTTGGAAAGAGGACCCTAATGCTCGGCCTAACTTCTGCCAAATAATACAGATGCTCTTGCGCTATCTCTCTATCATTTCACCACCAGAGCCTGTAGTCCCTCCTCGGATATACACGCCCGAGAATACTGTGTTCCCCCCAGAATCTCCTGGTACAAGCTCCTTAATGGCTGGGAGAGGTGACTCGGAGGAAACCCCAAATGCTGGCATGGAAGACAAGCCTACAAGTTTTTTCAGTTGCTTTAGACAGTGTTACTGA
- the LOC122302652 gene encoding serine/threonine-protein kinase STY13-like isoform X2, which yields MGSGNGIYSVGEFSLDAKWLVDPKQLLVGPKIGEGAHSKVYKGQYKSQPVAIKVVHRGESPEQIAKREARFAREVAMLSRVQHKNLVKFIGACKEPVMVIVTELLLGGTLRKYLLNMRPRCLDMHVVVGFSLDIARAMECLHSHGIIHRDLKPVKLADFGLAREESLIEMMTAETGTYRWMAPELYSTVTLRHGDKKHYNHKVDTYSFAIVLWELIHNKLPFEGMSNLQAAYAAAFKNVRPSAENLPEDLALIVTSCWKEDPNARPNFCQIIQMLLRYLSIISPPEPVVPPRIYTPENTVFPPESPGTSSLMAGRGDSEETPNAGMEDKPTSFFSCFRQCY from the exons atggggTCTGGCAATGGAATTTACTCGGTGGGAGAGTTCAGTTTGGATGCAAAGTGGCTGGTCGATCCTAAGCAACTTCTTGTTGGACCTAAGATTGGAGAGGGTGCGCATTCAAAAGTTTACAAGGGACA atATAAAAGTCAACCAGTTGCTATTAAAGTTGTCCATAGAGGGGAGAGTCCGGAACAAATTGCCAAGAGAGAAGCGCGGTTTGCCAGGGAGGTTGCAATGCTATCCAGAGTTCAACACAAGAATCTAGTGAAG TTTATAGGCGCGTGCAAGGAACCTGTCATGGTGATAGTCACTGAGCTTCTACTGGGTGGGACATTGCGTAAGTACTTGCTGAACATGCGGCCAAGGTGCTTGGATATGCATGTGGTGGTTGGGTTTTCCCTTGATATTGCTCGTGCCATGGAATGCTTACACTCCCATGGGATCATTCACCGGGATCTGAAACCTG TTAAACTTGCAGATTTTGGTTTAGCTAGAGAAGAGTCATTAATAGAGATGATGACTGCTGAAACAGGGACATATCGTTGGATGGCCCCAGAG CTTTACAGCACAGTCACGCTAAGGCACGGAGATAAGAAGCATTACAATCACAAGGTGGACACCTACAGCTTCGCAATAGTGCTGTGGGAGCTCATCCACAATAAATTGCCTTTTGAAGGCATGTCAAATCTACAGGCAGCATATGCAGCCGCATTTAAG AATGTGAGGCCCAGTGCTGAAAACCTCCCTGAGGATCTGGCTCTGATCGTGACTTCATGTTGGAAAGAGGACCCTAATGCTCGGCCTAACTTCTGCCAAATAATACAGATGCTCTTGCGCTATCTCTCTATCATTTCACCACCAGAGCCTGTAGTCCCTCCTCGGATATACACGCCCGAGAATACTGTGTTCCCCCCAGAATCTCCTGGTACAAGCTCCTTAATGGCTGGGAGAGGTGACTCGGAGGAAACCCCAAATGCTGGCATGGAAGACAAGCCTACAAGTTTTTTCAGTTGCTTTAGACAGTGTTACTGA